The genomic interval GGTCCCAGCGCATTTTCGGTGATGGTGGTGAACTCTGGCTCGACGAAGTGGAATCCGTCGAGATTGTAGAGAGTGATATCGAGAGCACGTATTCGCTGACGGTTGAAGACACTCACACGCTCGTTGCGAATGATCTCTTCGTCGGCCAGTGCGACGGAGACGAGGACTGTGTTATGCTTCTCATGGACGGTCTTTTAAACTTCAGCAAAGAATTCTTACCCGACAAACGCGGCGGGCGGATGGACGCGCCTCTGGTCATGTCCTCGCGCATCGACCCCTCCGAGATCGACGACGAGGCCCACAACATGGACATCGTGCGGGAGTACCCCCGGGAGTTCTACGAGGCGACCCGCGAGATGGCCGACCCCGGCGCGGTCGAGGACGTGATGACCATCGCCGAGGAGAACCTCGGCACAGACCGGGAGTACACCGACTTCCACCACAGCCACGACACCTCGAACATCGCGCTCGGGCCGGACCTCTCGGCGTACAAGACGCTGGGGTCGATGATGGACAAGATGGACGCCCAGCTCGAACTCGCCCGGAAGCTCTACGCGGTCGACGAGACCGACGTGGCCGAGCGCGTCATCGAGTACCACTTCCTGCCCGACCTCATCGGCAACCTCCGGGCGTTCTCCCGACAGGAGACCCGGTGTCTCGACTGCGGCGAGAAGTACCGCCGGATGCCCCTGACCCGGGAGTGTCGGGAGTGCGGCGGCGACGTGAACCTCACCGTCCATCAGGGGTCGGTCAACAAGTACATGGAGACCGCCATTCAGGTGGCCGAGACCTACGACTGCCGGGAGTACACCAAACAGCGACTGGAGCTTCTGGACCGGAAACTGGAGAGCATCTTCGAGAACGACAAGAACAAACAGGGCAGTATTGCCGACTTCATGTAGCCCCAATCACGACTCACTCTCCTCGGAGATTCACTCTCCTCGAAACGACCGCTGGCCGAACGTGATTTCGAATCGGGAAGGAAGCTTATCACGGATGCCGTCGTATCCCTCGACATGAGTGGGAAAGGCGAGACACCCGCCGAAGAGGGGGACGAGGAGGCCGAGGAAGCCATCATGCAACTCGACCTCGGCCAGACAGTCTACGACGTGGACGACAACGAACTCGGGGAGATACGGGGATTCGAGTCGGGCGGCTTCTTCGTGACGACCCGCGAGGGCGTCGAGAGCCTGAGCATCGAACACGCCCGCTCGGGCCACGACTTCGGGGAAGCCGAGTTGATGTGGCGATGCACCGACTGCGGGGAGATGGGCGAGATCGGCGACGGGCTTCCCGACGAGTGCCCCAACTGCGGCGAGCCCAAGGAAGCGCTGATGTACTGGACCGAGGACTAGACGCTTTTCCTTTGGTTCGGAATCGGAGTGGTGGGACGTGTTTTTGGTTCTCCGTTATTTGAAGAGCAGTTAGCGCGAAGCTAGCTAGCTACCTCCGGTACCTATGAGAACCGCACCGCGACCGCAGGCCACACCCTCCCCAACCGACTGCGCTTCTCGCTCCTTGCAGTCGCTCCGATGCTCATCCCTCGCGCGCTGATGGCGCGGCGCAAAACAGCCGCGCCGCGCCAGCGCGCGCCGAGGTGGTGTGGGTCACCTCGCGCTCTCCCGACCAGAGACGGCCCGACTTTTCTACCCCCGGTCCCAATGGGTCGACATGAACGTCGTCGTGTTCGGCGCGGGAAGCCTCGGGAGCCTCGTGGGCGGCCTGCTCGCGCGCGAACACGCGGTCACGCTCGTCGGGCGCGACCCCCACGTCGCCGCAGTCGGTGAGTCGGGCCTGCGCGTCGGCGGGCGATTCGACTTCGCGGTCGCGCCCGAGGCCACCACCGACGGCGAGGGTCTCGCGGCCGACCTCGTCGTCGTGACGGTCAAGGCCTTCGACACCGAGTCGGCCGCCGAGACTCTCGCCACGGGCGAGTTCCGGGCGGCCCTCTCGCTCCAGAACGGGATGGGAAACGAGGAGGCACTCGCGCAATTCCTCGACTGTCCCGTCCTCGCGGGCACCGCCTCCTACGGCGCGGTCCTGCGCGACCCCGGATTCGTCGAGTGCACCGGCGAGGGCGAGGTCGTCCTCGGCCCGCGCGAGGGGGCCACCGCCCCGATTGCCGACGAGGTCGGCCGGGCGTTCCGCGCGGCGGGTATCGAGACCGCCGTCGCCGACGACATGCCCCGCCGCCTCTGGGAGAAACTCGCGGTCAACGCGGGCATCAACGCCACCACCGCGCTCGCCCGCGTCGAGAACGCCGCGGTGCTCGACGGCCCCGCCCGCGAGGTCGCGACCGCGGCCGCCCGCGAGACCGCCCGCGTCGCCCGCGCGGAGGGCGTCGACCTCCCGGAGGACGAGGCGGTCGCCGCGCTCGAACGGGTCGCCGACGACACCGCCGACAACGCCTCGTCGATGCTTCAGGACGTGCTGGCGGGTCGTCGCACCGAGGTCGGAGCCATCACTGGACACGTCTGTGCGCGCGCACGGGAGCGAGGCGTCTCGGTCCCGGTCAACCGAACGCTGACGGACCTCCTCCGAGCGTGGGAGTCGGGACGAAACGAGGACCGCTCCGGTTCCCGCGGCTCCGACGGACCGGAACCGTGACTCCCCCGGTCTCTCGACCGGGTTTCGAGGACTTCGACATACTGATTAGTGAAGGAAGCAACCATCAGCCATGAACGCTGCGCAGTTGCGAACGACCGCTCTCGGATTCCTCGGGACGTTCGCAATTCTCGGCGTGCTCCTGTACTTCGTCGGCGTCGAGGAGGTCGTCCGGGAGCTCCGGAAGGCCGACCCGCAGGTCGTCGCCCTCGTCGTGGTCGCGACGCTCGGCTGGCTCGCCGCGTGGGGGTTCGGTCTCCGCACCGTCCTCCACGTCCTCGGCTCCGACATCTCGCTCGCGAAGTCGTTTTTCGTCCTCAACGGCGCGATGTTCTCGAACAACGTCACCCCGTTCGGACAGGCCGGTGGCGAACCCGTCACGGCGCTTCTCATCTCGAAGGTGGCCGACACCGAGTACGAGCGCGGGCTGGCGGCCATCGCGAGCGTCGACTCGCTCAACTTCGTCCCCTCCATCGTCCTCTCGCTGTCGGGCGCGGCGTTCTACGCCACCCAGACCCC from Halorussus salilacus carries:
- a CDS encoding DUF7130 family rubredoxin-like protein, producing the protein MSGKGETPAEEGDEEAEEAIMQLDLGQTVYDVDDNELGEIRGFESGGFFVTTREGVESLSIEHARSGHDFGEAELMWRCTDCGEMGEIGDGLPDECPNCGEPKEALMYWTED
- a CDS encoding ketopantoate reductase family protein, with protein sequence MNVVVFGAGSLGSLVGGLLAREHAVTLVGRDPHVAAVGESGLRVGGRFDFAVAPEATTDGEGLAADLVVVTVKAFDTESAAETLATGEFRAALSLQNGMGNEEALAQFLDCPVLAGTASYGAVLRDPGFVECTGEGEVVLGPREGATAPIADEVGRAFRAAGIETAVADDMPRRLWEKLAVNAGINATTALARVENAAVLDGPAREVATAAARETARVARAEGVDLPEDEAVAALERVADDTADNASSMLQDVLAGRRTEVGAITGHVCARARERGVSVPVNRTLTDLLRAWESGRNEDRSGSRGSDGPEP